The Rhodothermaceae bacterium genome contains the following window.
CGAGTAGGTACTAGTCAACAAGGGCTGCAAGCCCCAATCTCAGATCTCTATCGTTCTGTAGATAACGGGAATACCTGGCGTCTGATCGAATTTTCCAGAGATACACCCTCTCAGGCTAATACTTTTCTAGGTGTTCAGGGGTGGTATAACAATTCAATAGCTGTTCACCCATATTCTCCAGACACCGTATATGTTGGCGGCGTCTTCCGCTGGAAAGCATGGGTCAATAATGATGCCACGTTTGAGACTGGAGGCATCACTCGCTTCGAAAATAGTACCCCCTTTCTGGTCTTTCAGAACTTTGGGGCTCCGTTTGCAGGTGGTGCACTGGATGTAGGCTATTTAGACGACGGTGCCCAAGATATTTCCATAAGCGAAATGACATCTGTTGAGGTTCGCTTTGGACCTGGACTCACCCAAATGGCACATCGATTTACTGTACCTCCCAACGGTGGTATCAATGCAGACGGGGGGGCAGGCATTACGTATCCTGAATACATGTATGCTGACTATGTTGAGGTCCCGTTTCAGGTTTGGGATACGGACAGCAACCGGCAATTGATGGTCTCATTCCGAGATCAGGCCAATGATGGAGAATGGAGCCTCATCTCTCAAAATACCGACGGGCCTGGAGAGACACACAGCAGAGAATATATTTTTATTTCAAAGTATGACTATAACGCTTCCGCACCCAAGGCTGAGTATACAGAAAATGGGGGATTCAGTCAAGGTCTTATGTATTTTTTCTGGCCAATTCTCGCTCCGGATTTGGAAGAAGAATGGGACCCTAGCTCCCCTCCAGCTGGAATTTTAGACATAGACTTTGGTGCCATAGAGGGGCAGTACCGCAGTACGGAACTGTGGGAAAATGGGAACGTCCACGTAGATCATCATGCCCTTACGGTTTTGCCGATTAATCCAAGTACGAATGAGTTCCGTATCCTGAATGCAAATGATGGGGGTGCGGCCTTTACACTTGACAGCGGAGAGAATTGGGTCGAGGGAGACGAGACTCCAGGTTTCAATACAGCACAGTTTTATGACGCAACCAAACATCCAAATCTTCCAAGATATTTTGGGGGTACACAGGATAACGGCTCTTGGCTCTCTGGATTTAGCCCCAGCAGTCGTCGTGGATGGCCGAGTGAAGAGGCGCTGCCTGGAGATGGGTTCGATGTGGTCTGGAAGTCCTCTGATTCGTTGATGGGGTCAATTCAAGGTAATTTGATCGCACGATCGCTTGACGGCGGCGGTGGGGATTGGTTTGTTGCCGGTAACATTCTTAATTTTGAAGGACAATTTCTGACATCCATTGGATGGACACCAGAGTCAAAGGACGCTGTCTTTTCAATATCGCCCGAGGCTGGCCTACTTCGATCACTTAATTTCGGGCAGAATTGGGATGCGATTCGGCCTCCAGAGGCTGCAAAATGGGGAGGAGGAAATGGCGGCAGAGTGCGTGTTTCTCTTGCGGACCCCTCAATTGTTTGGGCAGGATATAGGTTGACGCAAACAGGTGGCGGCAGAGTGCTTCATGTATCTGAAAATGCCCTAACCCCTCTTTCTGAAATAGAATTCCGACCGGTCACTGCTCCCAGCTTTGCACCGTCGGCCCAAATTGCTGGATTAGCAACGCATCCCTTTACTCATACTACAGCTTACGTCACATTTGGCGTTGGATGCCAGCCTAAAGTGCTCCGAACTGAAGATCTGGGAAATACCTGGGAAGATCTTTCAGGATTTGCTGGCAATGATGAAGGTACCTGCGAAAGTACAAACGGATTTCCCGATGCTAGGGTATATGACCTTGAAGTCTTCCCTGACATACCGTGGGTTATTTGGGCAGCGACTGACATGGGAATCTTTGAATCGCGTGATCATGGCCAAACTTGGGCTTATGCAGATAATGGATTGCCTGCTGTCAGCGTGTGGCGTATCCGTATTGTTGATGATGAAATTGTCCTTGCCACACACGGCCGTGGAATATGGAGCTTAAACCTCAATGAGGTCCAAACAGACATAGAACGTGTTGCCAACGAGATTCCAGATTCGTTTGAACTGCTAAGTAATTACCCAAATCCGTTTAATCCGAGTACGACAGTCAGCTTTAAGGTCGCAACCCAGAGCCATATTCGCCTGACTGTATTTGATATGCTCGGACGTAAAGTCACGACTCTAACGGATCAGCCGTATACTGGTGGGATACATCAGGTTGAATGGGATGCTTCGGCGATGGCAAGCGGGCAATATATTTATCGCATGGAGGCAAATGATAAACTGATCGGTGCCAAAGCCATGGTGTTAATCAAGTAATCTCTTTGTGCCGCAGGCTACGTTTGGCAGTGAAATATCAAACGTAGCTTGCGGCCTTGTTGCTCAACATGGACCTCGTCTGCCATGGTTCGCATGAAATACTGTCCCCGGCCATGATCGGCCAATCGATTTGCCTCCGTCAGCGGATCACGCTGTGTCCAGTCTATACCATCACCCTCATCGGTCACAATTAGTTCGATCCGATCTCTCTCCTTAACCAAGTGGAGGGTTGCCTCTTTTTTTTCATCCCACTGGTTTCCGTGTTCCATTGCATTAGTCAGGGCTTCGCTCGCTAGGAGGATAACCCGGTAAGCTAAATTATCGTCTAAGTCCAGCGTGGGTACAAAATCCTGCAATGCCTCAACCGCATTGTCCAAATTTTTAAAGCTGGACGGTAATTTTAGTTCAAGCTTTTTCTGATGCATACTCTCCCCTACCCTATGGCGTTTTAATTACGGAGTTCAATACCCCGGCTAACATTTCTGTAAGACGATTACGACTAAACATAGATACAAAGGATTCATCGGGACTGGGGAAATTCTCTTTATTCCAATCGCTTGTTATTTGGTTGAGCGCTTGGATCACATCAGCTTCACTTTCCGGCTTGACTATGTATGCTGCTCCATAACGGAGCAATGTCTGACGGGCAGTCCCTGGTGGAACCAGTGCCAGTATAGGTTTTCCAGTCCCCATGTACTCATATAATTTACCCGTTGAGATACCTGATGAGCCCGGCCTGCTGCCAATGGTCATCCACAATACATCTGCTTCCTGCTGCAATTCAGCGACATGGGCATGTTGTACGTATCCCACGTATTGAACGACATCTTCTAATTTCAGGGTCCGAATCAGATCCGTGAACCCATTTGGTACGAGGCCAGCAAAGATCGCTGAGATTTTGGGGCGCATCGCAGGATTCTTTTTCAAAAACCCGCTGATGCCTCTCAAAAAATACTCTGGTGTCTGAGCATCGTAAAAAACACCTGTATAGACAAGTTTCAGCTTCTCACGCGCACGTATCTTTACAGGGGCCTCGTATTCATCGAATCCATGAGGGATGACCTCTCCCCTTATGTTTTCACCGCGATGCCGTTTCTCTAAGGCATCTAGGATTGGACGGTTGATTGTCGTAATTGCGGATGATTGTATCAGAACCTGTCGCTCCTGTTGAATATGCAGCCTCCGATGGAGGGCTGTTGGGTAGATATGTCTCGGATTACCTACCCAGTCGTCACGAAAATCTGTGATTAAGGGAAGTTTTAGTGTTCGGGAAAGTTTCCTCCCAATCAAGTGACCGGTATAGGGCGGCGCGCTGGAGAAAACGGCATCGAAGCGCTGGGCTGCTGCCTGACGTAAGCCTGCACGTAGTGCAAATAGCTTCCATCCCAATTTATTGTCCGGGATGAAAAGCCAATTGCTAATGTAGGCTAGCGTCTGTCTTCTTGTTTCTTGAGGTAACCGGACGGTAGCACCCGAGCGAAAGAGCCGTGTTGGATCAAGGCTCTTTGTGCGTATGACACGAATACCTGCATCTTCAATGGGAGACCACAGCGATTTATCATGAGCAAAATATCCCCCCGGCTTTGCTGTAATGACGGTCGGTTGCCATCCATATTCCGGTAAATGGCGTACGAATCCTGCAACTCGCTGGACTCCACTCAATCCGAGTGGAGGGAAGTAATATGCTACGACCAGTACATGTCGCATCCAATACGCTCAGATAGTTATCAGGTCGCGCTCAATGTGGGATAACCGCTCACAGGCGGACGAGCCAATCACCACTGTATCCTCAATTCGAATTCCAAATTTGTCCGGCAAATAAACCCCGGGCTCAATTGTAACCGTATGTCCTTTGAGTAAGGTGGCTGATGAGTTCGCCGAAATACGGGGCCATTCATGGACTTCTAGGCCAATGCCATGCCCAGTACTGTGGCTGAAAAATTCTCCCAACCCCTTTGAGGTCAGAATGGATCTAGCTGCTTGATCAACCTCCGAAGTTTTAATGCCATCATGAGCCACTTGTATGGCCTGATCTTGTGCTTCCTGAACCGCTTTATAGGCAGTCCTAAACTCCCCCTCTGGCACCCCGCAATACAGTGTCCGCGTCATGTCTGAAGCATATCCATTAAATATGCATCCAAAATCTAATAGTACCGGGTCACCTATACGTAATTTCTGATTACTTGGGCGGGCATGTGGGAGTGCGCTATTTGCACCAAAAGCAACGATAGTTTCGAAAGCCATTCCAGAAGCGCCACGAATCATGTGACGGTAATCAATCATTGCCGCCAATTCATTTTCGCGAACCCCCGGCGTAATCGACTCGCAAACTTCCTTGAATACAGAATCAGAAATCAACTGTGCTTGTCGCATCCTTGCGATAGCGCCCTCTGATTTCACCGCAACATGGCTGTTGAGTAAATTTTTCCTGGGAAGTAGTGATATCCCAGACAATGAAGTCTCCCAATGGGTGAATTCTGCAAGTGTCATATACTCCGGCTGGACGAGCAATCGGTCTGCTGCGTCCACTAGCTCCTTGTTTATTGCATGATTAACCAGATCACGTGATCCAATATGGATCTGTGCTTGCTGTACTTCCAGGGTTACCTGAGTCTCATATCGGCGATCCGTAAATAAATGTAGTTTGTCTTCTCTCACAAGAAGAAACCCATTTGATCCGGTAAATCCACACGCCCATCGAATATGTGGCAAATGGGTGATGATTAGCCCC
Protein-coding sequences here:
- a CDS encoding T9SS type A sorting domain-containing protein, encoding MIHPKPVLGRETFFVSLAALILVILSAGVLFLPSTAPPVDRGLKSEKSKFIKDRFGYPDKFQEYFADIEGLNDGYAPYPPGHKMREFQKAILRNAKRGRGTTTLNWVERGPGHVGGRSRAIVQDLTDRSGDTWYVASVGGGVWKARRSESFGLQKIEWTPLTDHLPSLAATTLDVSQSNPNVVYFGTGEGFSNVDASTGVGMFKSTDSGETWTHLTASAVSVDQDWRFINRLAIHPDNPDIVIVVTNGAIFRTENGGESFEKVLDTGRLRVQDLKVNKDNFNIQFASVNGTAIIKSTDGGNTWEDSFRGFVYGAGRIELAISESNPEVIWASVQGLGGNRVGTSQQGLQAPISDLYRSVDNGNTWRLIEFSRDTPSQANTFLGVQGWYNNSIAVHPYSPDTVYVGGVFRWKAWVNNDATFETGGITRFENSTPFLVFQNFGAPFAGGALDVGYLDDGAQDISISEMTSVEVRFGPGLTQMAHRFTVPPNGGINADGGAGITYPEYMYADYVEVPFQVWDTDSNRQLMVSFRDQANDGEWSLISQNTDGPGETHSREYIFISKYDYNASAPKAEYTENGGFSQGLMYFFWPILAPDLEEEWDPSSPPAGILDIDFGAIEGQYRSTELWENGNVHVDHHALTVLPINPSTNEFRILNANDGGAAFTLDSGENWVEGDETPGFNTAQFYDATKHPNLPRYFGGTQDNGSWLSGFSPSSRRGWPSEEALPGDGFDVVWKSSDSLMGSIQGNLIARSLDGGGGDWFVAGNILNFEGQFLTSIGWTPESKDAVFSISPEAGLLRSLNFGQNWDAIRPPEAAKWGGGNGGRVRVSLADPSIVWAGYRLTQTGGGRVLHVSENALTPLSEIEFRPVTAPSFAPSAQIAGLATHPFTHTTAYVTFGVGCQPKVLRTEDLGNTWEDLSGFAGNDEGTCESTNGFPDARVYDLEVFPDIPWVIWAATDMGIFESRDHGQTWAYADNGLPAVSVWRIRIVDDEIVLATHGRGIWSLNLNEVQTDIERVANEIPDSFELLSNYPNPFNPSTTVSFKVATQSHIRLTVFDMLGRKVTTLTDQPYTGGIHQVEWDASAMASGQYIYRMEANDKLIGAKAMVLIK
- a CDS encoding ATP-binding protein; protein product: MHQKKLELKLPSSFKNLDNAVEALQDFVPTLDLDDNLAYRVILLASEALTNAMEHGNQWDEKKEATLHLVKERDRIELIVTDEGDGIDWTQRDPLTEANRLADHGRGQYFMRTMADEVHVEQQGRKLRLIFHCQT
- a CDS encoding glycosyltransferase family 4 protein, which encodes MRHVLVVAYYFPPLGLSGVQRVAGFVRHLPEYGWQPTVITAKPGGYFAHDKSLWSPIEDAGIRVIRTKSLDPTRLFRSGATVRLPQETRRQTLAYISNWLFIPDNKLGWKLFALRAGLRQAAAQRFDAVFSSAPPYTGHLIGRKLSRTLKLPLITDFRDDWVGNPRHIYPTALHRRLHIQQERQVLIQSSAITTINRPILDALEKRHRGENIRGEVIPHGFDEYEAPVKIRAREKLKLVYTGVFYDAQTPEYFLRGISGFLKKNPAMRPKISAIFAGLVPNGFTDLIRTLKLEDVVQYVGYVQHAHVAELQQEADVLWMTIGSRPGSSGISTGKLYEYMGTGKPILALVPPGTARQTLLRYGAAYIVKPESEADVIQALNQITSDWNKENFPSPDESFVSMFSRNRLTEMLAGVLNSVIKTP
- a CDS encoding aminopeptidase P family protein; protein product: MIVHNSEPGSGIQGSWVQETLTSEDATGLIITHLPHIRWACGFTGSNGFLLVREDKLHLFTDRRYETQVTLEVQQAQIHIGSRDLVNHAINKELVDAADRLLVQPEYMTLAEFTHWETSLSGISLLPRKNLLNSHVAVKSEGAIARMRQAQLISDSVFKEVCESITPGVRENELAAMIDYRHMIRGASGMAFETIVAFGANSALPHARPSNQKLRIGDPVLLDFGCIFNGYASDMTRTLYCGVPEGEFRTAYKAVQEAQDQAIQVAHDGIKTSEVDQAARSILTSKGLGEFFSHSTGHGIGLEVHEWPRISANSSATLLKGHTVTIEPGVYLPDKFGIRIEDTVVIGSSACERLSHIERDLITI